GTCAGAGGGTGAAGTTTTCCCTGCTTGATCCCTTTGCCGGGAAGGGTGATATCGATCCGTTCGGCGGCGATCTTCTTTTTTTGTTCCAGCATCATCAGACTTTCGTGCTGGTCATTCAACGCCGCTTCTAATATCCCCTTGGCCTCATTAACCAGCCCTCCTGCTTTCGGGCGCTCCTCCTGGGGCAAGCTCCCCAGTGATTTCAAAAGCTCGGTCAGCTCACCTTTCTTCCCCAGAAAGCGGATCCTGACCTGGTCAAGCTCGACCAGGTCTTTGGCCTGGCGGATCAAGCCAATGGCGGTTTCCTGAATTTGTTTAATTTTTTCCTGCATGTTCCCTTTGTCTGACCGCTTCGTATAGTAAGATCGCGGTCGAGACGGCGACATTGAGCGACTCGGCGTTTCCCGGCATCGGGATCTTGACCGCCTCGCCCTGGGCAACGATCCCGGGGAGCAACCCGGATCCTTCGTTCCCGACCAGGAAAGCGACCCCGCCGCGATAATCCCCGTCAGTCGCTATTTTCTCTGCTTTAAGATCGGTTGCAATTATTTTAACATTTTTTTGCTTCAATTGGGCAATGGTTTCCTCGTCATTCTCAACGATGACGATCGGCAGGTGGAAAAGCGATCCCATGGTCGCGCGAACCACTTTCGGGTTATACAGGTCGACCGTCCCTTTAGAGAGGATCACGCCGCTCGCCCCAAAGGCATCGGCAGTCCTGATGATCGTCCCCAGATTCCCCGGGTCCTGGACGCCGAGGCAGTAGACGATGACTCCCTTGGTATCAATCTGATCTAAGGTGTATTCCTGTTCTCTAACAATCGCCACGATCCCCTGCGGTGTTTCAACTTGGGAGATCTCGGCCAGTTGCTTTTTCGAGACTTTGTAACCGACACTCATCTGCTCTTCCAGCTTCTTAACGATCGGCAGGTTCTCGGAGTAGAAGAAAGTTTTGACTCGCGCCCCCGCTTCTTCGACCATCCGCACCCCTTCGACGACGAAGAGCTTCTCCTTCCGCCGCGCTTTGCGGGTTTCGAGAAGGTTTTTAATTAGTTTAAGTTGTTGTTGCATTTATTTATACTCCTGCGAATGAATTCGCGGTTCCTATTCCTCCATAACTCCT
This window of the Candidatus Margulisiibacteriota bacterium genome carries:
- a CDS encoding RNA methyltransferase, with translation MQQQLKLIKNLLETRKARRKEKLFVVEGVRMVEEAGARVKTFFYSENLPIVKKLEEQMSVGYKVSKKQLAEISQVETPQGIVAIVREQEYTLDQIDTKGVIVYCLGVQDPGNLGTIIRTADAFGASGVILSKGTVDLYNPKVVRATMGSLFHLPIVIVENDEETIAQLKQKNVKIIATDLKAEKIATDGDYRGGVAFLVGNEGSGLLPGIVAQGEAVKIPMPGNAESLNVAVSTAILLYEAVRQREHAGKN